The Paenibacillus yonginensis genome segment AATAAAGTAGAAATCACCTACAACCGGTCCCCAGCTGCCAAGCAGGAAGCTGCCCAGCCATGCACCAATAAAACCTGCAATAATATTACCGATAATACCGCCTGGAACATCTCTGCCTACAATCAGGCCTGCCAGCCAACCGATAATACCGCCGATAATCAACGACCATAGAAATGCCATTTTCAATCACCTCTTTGAATATTTGGTTGATGTAACAGCTGCTGATGTCTACTTATTAACCTTTAGGATTTGAACGAAACAGGATAGGGATGGAAATGTTATAATATAACGAGAAGCAAAGGGGGAACATGATGAAGACATTAGTGCTTGCGGAGAAGCCATCCGTGGCAAAGGAAATTGCACGAGTGATGGGAAGCCGCGATAAACATAAAAGTTATTTTGAAGGACCGAAGTACATCGTAACCTGGGCTTTGGGACACCTGGTCGGCCTGGCCGAGCCGGAGGATTACGATCATAAATATGCAAACTGGAACCTTGAGGACTTGCCT includes the following:
- a CDS encoding GlsB/YeaQ/YmgE family stress response membrane protein, whose translation is MAFLWSLIIGGIIGWLAGLIVGRDVPGGIIGNIIAGFIGAWLGSFLLGSWGPVVGDFYFIPALIGAIVLILIVSLIMGAMRRRSNP